In Deltaproteobacteria bacterium GWC2_55_46, a single window of DNA contains:
- a CDS encoding GNAT family N-acetyltransferase encodes MKHDVVIRSETNADIGAITDVTVAAFETMEISNHTEQFIITALRAAKALTVSLVAEVDGRVIGHIAFSPVSISDGTRNWYGLGPVSVLPAYQRHGIGKALIREGLSRLKDLDAQGCCLVGYPDYYRKFGFKNMPGLVHDGVPQEFFLALSFAGQAPQGTVTFHEGFKASG; translated from the coding sequence ATGAAACATGATGTCGTTATCAGGAGCGAGACAAACGCCGACATCGGCGCCATAACCGATGTGACAGTTGCCGCATTCGAGACCATGGAGATCAGCAATCATACGGAACAGTTTATCATTACGGCGCTGCGCGCAGCCAAAGCCCTCACGGTATCGCTCGTCGCGGAAGTGGATGGCCGGGTGATAGGGCATATTGCCTTCTCTCCCGTCAGCATCTCCGACGGCACCCGGAACTGGTACGGCCTTGGGCCTGTTTCGGTTTTGCCGGCGTACCAGCGGCATGGCATCGGCAAAGCCCTGATACGGGAAGGATTGTCACGACTGAAAGATCTTGATGCGCAAGGTTGCTGCCTCGTGGGGTATCCGGATTATTACAGAAAGTTCGGGTTCAAGAACATGCCGGGACTTGTGCATGATGGAGTGCCTCAGGAATTCTTCCTCGCTCTGTCTTTTGCTGGACAGGCTCCGCAGGGTACCGTCACCTTCCACGAAGGCTTCAAGGCGAGCGGCTGA
- a CDS encoding acetylglutamate kinase, which produces MQKNIEKIRTLFESLPYIRKFFDKTIVIKYGGHAMVDEGLKKSFARDVVLMKYVGINPVIVHGGGPQIGGLLTRLGKESRFVKGIRVTDDETMDVVEMVLMGKINKEIVGLINHFGGKAVGLGGKDGGLIKAKRLKIKGEEMGFVGDVESIDASVISVLEESDFIPVIAPVGGDEEGESFNINADTVAGKIAAALKAEKLILLTDVAGVLDKEKKLISALTLSEARSLITKKVAVGGMIPKLRCCMDAVASGVGRAHIIDGRVEHAVLLEVFTDAGVGTAIGLKK; this is translated from the coding sequence GTGCAGAAGAATATTGAGAAGATAAGGACGCTATTCGAATCTCTCCCGTACATCCGGAAGTTCTTCGACAAGACGATCGTCATAAAGTACGGCGGCCACGCGATGGTCGACGAGGGGCTCAAGAAGAGTTTCGCCAGGGACGTCGTCCTCATGAAGTATGTCGGGATAAACCCCGTTATAGTCCACGGCGGGGGGCCGCAGATAGGCGGACTTCTCACCAGGCTCGGCAAGGAATCGAGGTTCGTAAAGGGCATACGTGTAACCGACGACGAGACCATGGACGTGGTAGAGATGGTCCTCATGGGCAAGATTAATAAAGAGATAGTCGGCCTCATAAACCACTTCGGCGGAAAGGCCGTGGGCCTCGGCGGCAAGGACGGCGGGTTGATCAAGGCCAAGAGGCTCAAGATAAAGGGCGAGGAGATGGGCTTTGTGGGTGACGTGGAGTCGATAGATGCAAGCGTCATAAGCGTCCTCGAGGAGAGCGATTTTATCCCCGTCATCGCCCCTGTCGGCGGTGACGAGGAGGGCGAGAGCTTCAATATAAACGCCGACACGGTAGCAGGGAAGATCGCAGCCGCTCTTAAGGCCGAAAAGCTCATACTCCTCACAGACGTCGCGGGTGTACTCGATAAGGAGAAGAAGCTCATCTCGGCGCTAACGCTCTCAGAGGCCCGTTCGCTAATCACGAAGAAGGTCGCGGTAGGAGGCATGATACCCAAGCTCCGGTGTTGCATGGACGCTGTCGCCTCCGGCGTCGGGAGGGCCCATATAATCGATGGCAGGGTCGAGCACGCGGTCCTTCTTGAGGTCTTTACCGACGCTGGTGTCGGAACTGCAATAGGGCTTAAGAAATAG
- a CDS encoding HslU--HslV peptidase proteolytic subunit codes for MSGTTFHGTTIIAIRQNGKVAIAGDGQVTLGSTVMKKGAVKVRRMLEGKVIAGFAGSTADAMTLFDKFESKLESTRGNITKAVIELAKDWRTDRILRKLEALLIVADREHTFIISGTGDVIEPEEGIAAIGSGGAYALAAAKMLVRHTSLDARTIAEEALKAAAEICIYTNNNITVEELSL; via the coding sequence TTGTCAGGCACGACTTTTCACGGCACTACGATAATAGCGATAAGGCAGAACGGCAAGGTGGCAATAGCCGGCGACGGCCAGGTCACGCTCGGGAGCACGGTCATGAAAAAAGGGGCCGTCAAGGTGAGGCGCATGCTCGAAGGCAAGGTGATAGCCGGGTTCGCCGGGTCTACCGCCGACGCCATGACGCTCTTTGACAAGTTCGAGAGCAAGCTCGAAAGCACCAGGGGCAATATCACCAAGGCGGTCATAGAGCTTGCCAAGGACTGGCGCACAGACAGGATACTCCGTAAACTGGAGGCGCTCCTTATCGTGGCCGACAGGGAGCATACCTTTATCATCTCCGGGACAGGTGACGTCATAGAGCCGGAGGAGGGCATAGCTGCCATAGGCTCCGGCGGAGCGTACGCGCTGGCGGCGGCGAAGATGCTGGTGAGGCACACCTCTTTAGACGCCAGGACCATAGCGGAAGAGGCCTTGAAGGCCGCCGCAGAGATATGCATATACACCAATAACAATATAACAGTGGAAGAGCTTTCATTATGA
- a CDS encoding ornithine carbamoyltransferase: MHLLNISDLKKEDIDHLLDMAATLKARHKKGIPHNPLRGRTLGLIFEKSSTRTRVSFETAMCQLGGNAIFISQRDSQIGRGEPIKDTARVMSRYVDAVVIRTFGHDVIEEFARYSTIPVINGLTDLSHPCQVLADILTVVEKKGGYKGIKACWIGDGNNMANSWIEAAMRLGFELTLACPKGYQPDDGIFKKAVALNPKIRFTESVLEAAKGADVLNTDVWASMGQEEEAEKRRKAFKGFQINSEVLGVAKKDAMVLHCLPAHREEEITEEVLEGPNSAVWDQAENRLHIQKAILEWLLVEGAR, from the coding sequence ATGCACCTCCTTAACATATCCGACCTCAAGAAAGAGGACATAGACCATCTCCTTGATATGGCCGCGACCCTTAAGGCGCGTCATAAGAAGGGGATACCGCACAATCCGCTGCGCGGCAGGACGCTCGGCCTCATATTCGAGAAGTCTTCTACCCGGACGCGCGTCTCATTCGAGACCGCGATGTGCCAGCTTGGCGGCAACGCCATATTCATTAGCCAACGGGATTCGCAGATAGGGCGCGGGGAGCCTATTAAGGACACGGCGCGCGTCATGTCAAGGTACGTCGACGCCGTAGTCATAAGGACCTTCGGCCACGATGTAATAGAGGAGTTCGCGCGGTACTCGACTATCCCTGTCATAAACGGCCTTACTGATCTGAGCCATCCATGCCAGGTGCTCGCCGACATACTCACGGTGGTCGAGAAGAAGGGCGGCTATAAAGGCATAAAGGCCTGCTGGATAGGCGACGGCAACAACATGGCAAACTCATGGATAGAGGCTGCCATGAGGCTCGGTTTCGAGCTTACGCTTGCCTGCCCGAAGGGATACCAGCCGGATGATGGGATATTCAAGAAGGCGGTAGCTCTGAACCCGAAGATAAGATTCACTGAAAGCGTCCTTGAGGCCGCCAAAGGCGCGGATGTTCTCAACACCGACGTCTGGGCGAGCATGGGGCAGGAAGAAGAAGCCGAGAAGAGAAGGAAGGCATTTAAAGGCTTTCAGATAAACTCAGAGGTATTGGGTGTTGCGAAGAAGGACGCCATGGTATTGCACTGTCTCCCCGCGCACAGGGAGGAAGAGATAACCGAAGAGGTCCTTGAAGGGCCTAACTCCGCTGTCTGGGACCAGGCTGAGAACAGGCTTCACATCCAGAAGGCCATCCTCGAATGGCTTCTGGTTGAGGGCGCGAGATAA
- a CDS encoding acetylornithine aminotransferase has product MSNAQIIGLTAKHVANTYGRFPISIVRGKGTRVWDADGKEYLDFVSGLAVCNLGHCHPNVVAAIKAQAEKLIHVSNLYHIETQSELAKILTENSFADRVFFCNSGAEANEAALKLARKYFSDKGQRRHQILTMEQSFHGRTFAALAATGQKKYQAGFEPLLERFIYVPFNDIEAAKRAINDTTAAIMVEPIQGEGGVNVPSDNYFRELKELCKRAGALLIFDEVQVGVGRTGTLFAYENYGASPDIMTLAKGLAGGVAIGAMLAIDDVMSAFVPGTHASTFGGNPLATAAGIAALRTTINDGVLDNCKRVGAYLTGKLNGLKDKYGFIKEVRGKGLIIGMELAEGIKGGDIVKECLAKGLLINCVGDKVLRFIPALIVTEKEVDEMLGILEPLLAQAGGQAKV; this is encoded by the coding sequence TTGTCGAACGCTCAAATAATCGGCCTTACCGCAAAGCACGTCGCCAATACCTATGGCAGATTTCCGATATCAATCGTCAGGGGCAAGGGCACCAGGGTCTGGGACGCTGACGGGAAAGAGTACCTCGACTTCGTATCAGGCCTCGCCGTCTGTAACCTCGGCCATTGCCATCCGAACGTCGTCGCGGCCATAAAGGCGCAGGCCGAGAAGCTCATACACGTATCAAACCTCTATCACATAGAGACACAGTCAGAGCTTGCGAAGATACTCACGGAGAATTCGTTCGCTGACAGGGTCTTTTTCTGCAACTCGGGGGCAGAGGCCAACGAGGCGGCCCTGAAGCTCGCGAGAAAGTACTTTAGCGACAAGGGGCAGAGGAGGCACCAGATACTCACCATGGAGCAGTCCTTCCACGGCCGCACCTTCGCGGCGCTCGCGGCGACCGGGCAGAAGAAGTATCAGGCAGGCTTCGAGCCCCTCCTTGAGAGGTTCATTTACGTGCCATTTAACGACATAGAGGCCGCGAAGAGGGCCATAAATGACACGACCGCCGCTATTATGGTCGAGCCGATACAGGGCGAGGGCGGGGTGAACGTGCCCTCTGATAATTACTTCAGGGAATTGAAAGAGCTCTGCAAAAGGGCTGGGGCGCTCCTCATATTCGACGAGGTGCAGGTGGGCGTTGGCCGCACAGGGACGTTATTTGCCTATGAGAACTATGGGGCCTCCCCCGATATCATGACTCTTGCCAAGGGGCTTGCGGGCGGAGTAGCCATAGGCGCGATGCTCGCTATAGATGATGTCATGTCTGCGTTCGTCCCAGGCACCCACGCCTCGACCTTCGGAGGAAACCCGCTGGCGACGGCGGCTGGGATCGCGGCCTTAAGGACTACCATCAACGATGGCGTCCTCGATAACTGCAAAAGGGTGGGTGCGTATCTGACCGGCAAGTTAAATGGCCTCAAGGACAAGTACGGCTTCATAAAAGAGGTCAGGGGCAAGGGGCTCATAATAGGCATGGAACTGGCCGAGGGCATAAAGGGCGGCGATATAGTGAAGGAATGCCTTGCCAAGGGCCTTCTCATAAACTGCGTGGGCGATAAAGTGCTCCGCTTCATCCCGGCCCTCATCGTGACCGAGAAGGAAGTCGACGAGATGCTCGGAATACTGGAGCCGTTGCTCGCTCAGGCTGGAGGGCAGGCAAAGGTTTAA
- a CDS encoding elongation factor 4, with translation MATIRNFSIIAHIDHGKSTLSDRLLEYTGTITKREMVDQFLDKMELERERGITIKAQTARLSYKADDGQTYILNLIDTPGHVDFSYEVSRSLSACEGAILIVDASQGVEAQTVAHLYTAVDVGLEIFPVLNKIDLPSAEPERIKAEIEEVCGIDASEAVLTSAKEGVGIKDVLEAIVKRIPPPGGDAAKPLKALVFDSWYDIYQGVVVQVRVFEGTVKRGTRIRFMANGKEFDVDKVGVFSPTPKEIGELGPGEVGFVIAGIKEVRDTSVGDTITDAANPTPEALAGYKPAKSMVFSGLYPVDSVQYEELKEAVMKLRLNDSSFTFEPETSLALGFGFRCGFLGLFHMEIIQERLEREYGLELITTAPTVVYRVTKTDGSVMMVENPSNLPQPQHIEMIEEPYILATIHLPSEFLGAILGLCEAKRGMQKEIRYLSTSRVVVVYEIPLNEIVLDFYDKLKTLTKGYASMDYEYLDFRRSDLVKLDILINGEPVDALSLIVPRERSYQRGKELTEKMRELIPRQMFEIAIQASIGNKVIARETVKAMRKNVTAKCYGGDISRKRKLLEKQKEGKKRMKQVGRVELPQEAFLAVLKVS, from the coding sequence ATCGCAACCATACGCAACTTCTCCATAATCGCGCATATAGACCATGGCAAGTCGACCCTCTCGGACAGGCTCCTGGAGTATACCGGGACCATAACGAAGAGGGAGATGGTCGACCAGTTCCTCGACAAGATGGAACTTGAGCGCGAGCGTGGCATCACCATAAAGGCCCAGACCGCGAGGCTTTCCTACAAGGCCGATGACGGGCAGACTTACATACTTAACCTCATTGACACGCCTGGGCACGTGGACTTCAGCTACGAGGTATCGAGGTCGCTATCGGCCTGCGAGGGCGCGATACTCATCGTTGACGCCTCTCAGGGGGTTGAGGCTCAGACCGTCGCCCACCTCTACACCGCCGTCGACGTCGGCCTTGAGATATTCCCGGTATTGAACAAGATTGACCTCCCCTCCGCCGAGCCCGAGAGGATCAAGGCTGAGATAGAAGAGGTATGCGGCATCGACGCCTCTGAAGCGGTCCTCACGAGCGCCAAGGAGGGAGTCGGCATAAAGGACGTCCTTGAGGCCATCGTAAAGCGGATACCGCCCCCTGGCGGGGACGCGGCTAAGCCGCTAAAGGCCCTTGTCTTTGACAGCTGGTACGATATCTACCAGGGGGTCGTAGTACAGGTCAGGGTATTTGAGGGGACCGTAAAGAGGGGCACCAGGATCCGCTTCATGGCCAACGGCAAGGAGTTCGATGTCGACAAGGTCGGTGTATTCTCGCCCACCCCGAAAGAGATTGGCGAGCTCGGCCCCGGAGAGGTCGGCTTTGTGATAGCAGGCATAAAAGAGGTGAGGGACACCAGCGTCGGCGACACCATCACCGATGCCGCCAACCCTACGCCAGAGGCTCTCGCCGGGTACAAGCCCGCCAAGTCCATGGTCTTCAGCGGCCTCTACCCGGTAGATTCAGTACAGTACGAGGAGCTTAAGGAAGCGGTCATGAAGCTCCGGCTCAACGACTCGTCCTTTACATTCGAGCCTGAGACCTCCCTTGCCCTTGGCTTCGGCTTCAGGTGCGGGTTCCTGGGCCTCTTTCATATGGAAATAATACAGGAGAGGCTTGAAAGGGAGTACGGCCTTGAGCTCATAACAACCGCTCCGACGGTCGTCTACAGGGTCACCAAGACCGACGGGAGCGTGATGATGGTGGAAAACCCATCGAACCTGCCCCAGCCGCAGCACATCGAGATGATAGAGGAGCCCTATATACTCGCTACCATCCACCTGCCTTCAGAGTTCCTCGGCGCCATACTGGGCCTTTGCGAGGCTAAAAGGGGGATGCAGAAGGAGATAAGGTATTTAAGCACCTCCAGGGTGGTCGTCGTATACGAGATACCCCTTAACGAGATAGTCCTCGATTTCTACGACAAGCTCAAGACCCTTACCAAGGGCTACGCGTCGATGGACTACGAGTACCTCGATTTCAGGAGATCCGACCTCGTGAAGCTCGACATACTCATAAATGGCGAGCCGGTGGACGCGCTTTCTCTTATCGTGCCGAGAGAAAGGTCTTATCAGAGGGGCAAGGAACTGACGGAGAAGATGAGGGAGCTCATCCCCAGGCAGATGTTCGAGATAGCCATACAGGCATCTATCGGGAACAAGGTGATAGCGAGAGAGACGGTCAAGGCCATGAGGAAGAACGTAACCGCCAAGTGCTACGGCGGAGACATATCAAGAAAAAGGAAGCTCCTCGAGAAGCAGAAGGAAGGAAAGAAGAGGATGAAGCAGGTGGGCCGCGTGGAACTGCCGCAGGAGGCCTTCCTCGCCGTTCTCAAGGTGAGCTGA
- a CDS encoding DNA repair protein RadA — MAKTKTIYSCQGCGNSSYKWLGKCPDCGGWNTFLEEKAAPEKKALSHRSDFSGTPQPITSLVITEEDRTRTGITEFDRVLGGGIVPGSAILIGGDPGIGKSTLLLQAMGALASVGHKVLYVTGEESSRQIRLRGERLGAVSENLLVYPETSLESILQSVKELKPGIIVIDSVQTIFSEALESSPGSVSQVRETASRLTGLAKSMEVPVFLVGHVTKEGAIAGPKVLEHMVDTVLYFEGERSHAFRILRAVKNRFGSIMEIGVFEMQEGGLREVANPSEVFLAERPEGASGSAVVSSLEGTRTILVEVQSLVCPTLFGVPRRTVVGVDYNKVMLLAAVLEKKAGMQLANHDIFIKVAGGLKLEEPAVDLGVLAAITSNYLDRPIEPSTVIFGEVGLAGEVRAISQVEPRIREAAKLGFKRCIMPKDNLKGLKGAGGISTVGISTVKEAIEKFF; from the coding sequence ATGGCCAAGACAAAGACGATATATTCCTGCCAGGGGTGCGGCAATAGCTCTTACAAGTGGCTCGGCAAATGCCCTGACTGCGGCGGATGGAACACATTCCTCGAAGAGAAGGCAGCGCCGGAAAAAAAGGCTCTTTCTCACCGCTCAGACTTCTCCGGGACGCCCCAGCCTATAACCTCCCTCGTCATAACCGAAGAGGACAGGACAAGGACCGGCATAACCGAGTTTGACAGGGTCCTTGGCGGAGGCATCGTGCCGGGCTCGGCGATACTCATAGGCGGCGATCCCGGCATAGGAAAATCGACCCTCCTTCTGCAGGCGATGGGCGCCCTTGCCTCCGTTGGGCACAAGGTCCTCTATGTTACAGGCGAAGAGTCCTCAAGGCAGATAAGGCTCCGTGGCGAGCGACTCGGCGCGGTAAGCGAAAACCTGCTGGTCTATCCGGAGACCTCCCTTGAAAGCATCCTCCAGTCTGTAAAGGAATTGAAGCCCGGCATCATAGTAATAGACTCCGTGCAGACGATCTTCTCGGAGGCGCTTGAGTCCTCTCCCGGGAGCGTAAGCCAGGTAAGGGAGACCGCCTCCCGGCTCACGGGCCTTGCGAAGTCGATGGAGGTCCCGGTCTTCCTTGTGGGGCACGTTACAAAGGAAGGGGCGATAGCAGGGCCAAAGGTACTGGAGCACATGGTGGATACCGTCCTTTATTTCGAGGGCGAGCGCTCCCATGCCTTCAGGATACTCCGGGCAGTCAAGAACAGGTTCGGCTCTATCATGGAGATAGGGGTATTCGAGATGCAGGAGGGTGGGCTCCGCGAAGTAGCAAACCCCTCTGAGGTATTCCTCGCCGAAAGACCGGAGGGGGCCTCAGGGTCGGCGGTGGTCTCAAGTCTCGAGGGCACAAGGACGATACTGGTAGAAGTGCAATCGCTCGTATGCCCGACCCTTTTCGGCGTGCCGAGGAGGACTGTCGTAGGGGTAGACTACAACAAGGTAATGCTCCTTGCCGCCGTACTCGAGAAAAAGGCCGGGATGCAGCTCGCGAACCACGATATCTTTATAAAGGTCGCCGGTGGGCTAAAGCTCGAAGAGCCAGCGGTGGACCTTGGTGTGCTGGCGGCGATAACATCGAACTATCTTGACAGGCCCATAGAGCCAAGCACGGTGATATTCGGCGAGGTAGGCCTTGCCGGTGAGGTGAGGGCGATAAGCCAGGTCGAGCCAAGGATAAGGGAGGCGGCGAAGCTTGGCTTCAAAAGGTGCATAATGCCAAAGGACAATCTTAAAGGGCTGAAGGGGGCTGGCGGCATCTCTACCGTCGGTATCTCTACCGTCAAAGAGGCGATAGAGAAGTTCTTCTGA
- a CDS encoding methylenetetrahydrofolate--tRNA-(uracil(54)-C(5))-methyltransferase (FADH(2)-oxidizing) TrmFO, with translation MSEKKIIIVGGGLAGAEAAWQAVRRGGRAVVFEMKPESYSPAHSLATLAELVCSNSLKSESIENASGILKEEMRLLDSIIIKAADQTRVPAGKTLAVDRSAFSAFVTGELERAGVEIRRGEVQALPAERPVIVATGPLTSDGLANAIEGLVGKNLNFYDAVAPIVYAESIDMRSAFSASRYGKGGDDYINCPLSKDEYDAFYAELIKADTARKHEFEDMASFEGCMPIEVMAQRGAQTLLFGPMRPVGLTDPATGKRPFAVVQLRRENLEGTLYNLVGFQTRLKFPEQKRIFRMIPALANAEFARLGKLHRNSYINSPRLLTEAQELKSSPGIFFAGQITGVEGYCESAMSGALAGINALRAALGLEAVCPPETTISGALMRYISGKDGEFSPMNANMGLLPPLTGKDRREKQARRAIDEFAKWRDVALAT, from the coding sequence ATGAGCGAAAAGAAGATAATCATAGTGGGCGGCGGGCTTGCCGGGGCTGAAGCGGCCTGGCAGGCAGTAAGGCGCGGCGGCAGGGCGGTAGTATTCGAGATGAAGCCGGAGAGCTACTCTCCGGCGCACAGTCTCGCTACCCTTGCGGAGCTTGTCTGCAGCAACTCTCTTAAGTCCGAAAGCATCGAGAACGCCTCCGGCATATTAAAGGAAGAGATGCGCCTCCTTGATTCTATAATCATAAAGGCCGCGGACCAGACCAGGGTGCCTGCCGGGAAGACGCTCGCTGTGGACAGGAGCGCGTTTTCCGCCTTTGTGACAGGGGAGCTTGAGCGCGCGGGTGTCGAGATAAGAAGGGGAGAGGTGCAGGCGTTGCCTGCTGAGCGCCCTGTTATTGTCGCCACAGGGCCTTTGACCTCTGACGGTCTTGCCAATGCGATAGAAGGGCTTGTCGGGAAGAATCTGAATTTCTATGACGCTGTAGCGCCTATCGTCTATGCCGAATCTATCGACATGCGAAGCGCCTTCAGCGCCTCCCGCTACGGGAAGGGCGGGGATGATTACATAAACTGCCCGCTCTCGAAAGACGAGTACGATGCCTTCTACGCCGAGCTTATAAAAGCCGACACCGCCCGGAAGCACGAGTTCGAGGATATGGCGAGCTTCGAGGGCTGCATGCCGATAGAGGTAATGGCCCAGCGCGGCGCACAGACCCTGCTCTTCGGCCCCATGCGCCCTGTCGGCCTTACCGACCCCGCCACAGGCAAGCGCCCCTTTGCCGTTGTACAGTTGAGAAGAGAAAATCTGGAAGGGACTTTATATAACCTCGTAGGATTTCAGACGAGGCTCAAGTTCCCTGAGCAGAAAAGGATTTTCAGGATGATCCCGGCGTTGGCGAATGCCGAGTTCGCCAGACTTGGAAAGCTCCACAGGAACAGCTACATCAACTCTCCCCGCCTTCTCACCGAGGCGCAGGAGCTTAAGTCCTCTCCTGGCATATTCTTTGCCGGGCAGATAACCGGGGTCGAGGGCTACTGCGAATCTGCCATGTCAGGGGCGCTCGCCGGGATAAACGCGTTAAGGGCCGCATTGGGGCTTGAAGCCGTCTGCCCGCCTGAGACTACGATATCCGGGGCTTTGATGAGGTACATTTCTGGCAAGGATGGAGAGTTCTCACCGATGAACGCGAACATGGGCCTTCTGCCTCCGCTTACCGGAAAGGACAGGCGCGAGAAGCAGGCGAGAAGGGCGATAGACGAGTTCGCGAAATGGAGGGACGTTGCCCTTGCAACTTGA
- a CDS encoding signal peptidase I, with product MGVEMAEKEKERTGTAEKRKKGHAREIAEAVVIALILALIIRTFLIQAFKIPSGSMEDTLLVGDHIIVSKLSYGLQVPKPAMIKILGTTVPFFETRLSRTWGGVERGDVVVFRFPGDRSKDYIKRVVGLPGDRVELRDRKIYINGERWDERFGVNKGGAYGEEAEKSVSFGPYTVPDGAVFAMGDNRDRSYDSRYWGPVPIEDIKGKALIIYWSWDRDSRWVRFGRIGDIIK from the coding sequence ATGGGAGTAGAGATGGCTGAAAAGGAAAAAGAGCGGACCGGGACCGCGGAGAAGCGCAAAAAGGGGCATGCAAGGGAGATAGCCGAGGCCGTAGTAATAGCCCTTATACTGGCGCTCATCATAAGGACCTTTCTCATACAGGCCTTCAAGATACCATCCGGGTCGATGGAGGATACCCTCCTTGTCGGCGACCATATAATAGTGAGCAAGCTCTCCTACGGGCTGCAGGTGCCAAAGCCCGCGATGATCAAGATACTCGGCACTACTGTGCCGTTTTTCGAGACCAGGCTCTCGCGGACATGGGGCGGGGTTGAAAGGGGAGACGTGGTGGTCTTCCGTTTCCCCGGCGACAGGTCAAAGGACTATATAAAGAGGGTAGTCGGCCTGCCGGGCGACAGGGTAGAGCTCCGCGACAGGAAGATATACATAAACGGCGAGAGGTGGGATGAGCGCTTCGGGGTCAACAAGGGCGGGGCATACGGCGAGGAGGCTGAAAAAAGCGTCTCGTTCGGGCCGTACACCGTGCCGGATGGGGCGGTCTTTGCCATGGGAGACAACCGGGACAGGAGCTATGATTCGAGGTACTGGGGGCCGGTGCCCATAGAGGACATCAAGGGCAAGGCGCTCATCATATACTGGTCCTGGGACAGGGACAGCCGTTGGGTGCGCTTTGGGAGGATCGGGGATATAATAAAATAA
- a CDS encoding HslU--HslV peptidase ATPase subunit produces MKSFTPREIVSELDKYIIGQKQAKRAVAIALRNRWRRQQVEAELREEIYPKNIIMIGPTGVGKTEISRRLAKLAQAPFIKVEASKFTEVGYVGRDVESIIRDLTELSVKMVKDEERVKVRVRAKDLAEERVLDLLLPPVTSAPYQAADQERIAKERELQKSTRDKLRALFREGKLDDKEIEVETSEQQKMPSIEILTSSGGMEEMDMNFKDMFSNLFPKKTRRRKVKVPEAYSLLILEESQRLIDMEKVQKEAVERVEQSGIVFIDEIDKIAGRQTAQTPDVSREGVQRDLLPIVEGSTVSTKYGMVKTDHILFIASGAFHVAKPSDLIPEFQGRFPIRVELGPLGEDDFIRILTEPENALLKQYKALLATEGMEVTYTDDGVREIASIATIVNERMENIGARRLHTVMERVFDEISFDAPDMADKQVTIDMEYVRKRLADIVKDEDLSRYIL; encoded by the coding sequence ATGAAAAGCTTTACGCCAAGGGAAATAGTATCCGAGCTGGATAAGTATATCATCGGACAGAAGCAGGCCAAGAGGGCCGTGGCCATAGCTCTTCGCAACAGATGGAGGCGCCAGCAGGTGGAGGCGGAGCTTCGCGAGGAGATATACCCGAAGAACATAATCATGATAGGGCCGACGGGGGTCGGCAAGACCGAGATATCGAGGAGGCTCGCGAAGCTCGCGCAGGCGCCGTTCATCAAGGTGGAGGCCAGCAAATTCACTGAAGTCGGCTACGTGGGCCGCGACGTCGAGAGCATTATCCGCGACCTTACGGAGCTATCGGTCAAGATGGTAAAGGACGAGGAGCGGGTAAAGGTCAGGGTAAGAGCAAAGGACCTCGCTGAAGAGCGTGTACTCGATCTCCTTCTCCCGCCTGTCACATCCGCGCCCTATCAGGCGGCTGACCAGGAGAGGATCGCCAAGGAACGGGAGCTTCAGAAGTCGACCCGTGATAAGCTCAGGGCCCTTTTCAGGGAAGGCAAGCTCGACGACAAGGAGATAGAGGTAGAGACGAGCGAGCAGCAGAAGATGCCTTCTATCGAGATACTCACCTCCTCCGGCGGCATGGAGGAGATGGACATGAACTTCAAGGACATGTTCTCGAACCTCTTCCCCAAAAAGACCAGGCGTCGGAAGGTCAAGGTCCCGGAGGCTTACAGCCTCCTTATACTGGAAGAGAGCCAGCGCCTCATAGACATGGAAAAGGTGCAGAAAGAGGCGGTCGAAAGAGTAGAGCAGTCGGGCATAGTCTTCATAGACGAGATAGACAAGATCGCGGGACGCCAGACCGCACAGACCCCGGACGTATCCAGGGAAGGCGTACAGAGGGACCTCCTGCCGATAGTCGAGGGCTCTACCGTCAGCACGAAGTACGGCATGGTAAAGACCGACCATATACTCTTCATAGCCTCAGGCGCTTTTCATGTGGCGAAGCCGTCTGATCTGATACCGGAGTTCCAGGGCAGGTTCCCGATAAGGGTCGAGCTGGGCCCGCTGGGAGAAGATGACTTCATAAGGATACTTACCGAGCCTGAGAACGCCCTCCTGAAGCAGTATAAGGCCCTCCTTGCCACCGAGGGCATGGAGGTTACTTACACGGACGACGGCGTGCGCGAGATCGCTTCCATTGCCACCATCGTGAACGAGAGGATGGAGAATATCGGCGCCCGCAGGCTCCATACGGTAATGGAGAGGGTCTTCGACGAGATATCCTTCGACGCGCCGGACATGGCGGACAAGCAGGTCACGATCGACATGGAGTACGTCCGGAAGAGGCTTGCGGACATAGTAAAAGACGAGGATCTTTCAAGGTATATCCTTTAG